In Sphaeramia orbicularis chromosome 5, fSphaOr1.1, whole genome shotgun sequence, a genomic segment contains:
- the fam219aa gene encoding protein FAM219A isoform X2: MMEEIDRFQVPPVNGETQPLDPAASSTSEADPDAKGETVAMNYKPSPLQVQIEKQRDLARKGSVKNGTVGSPVNQQPKKNARTRLVVPNKGYSSLDQSPDEKPLVALDTDSDDDFDMSRYSSSGYSSAEQINQDLNIQLLKDGYRLDEIPDDEDLDLIPPKAVNPTCMCCQAAPSTACQIQ, encoded by the exons ATGATGGAAGAAATCGACAGGTTCCAAGTCCCTCCAGTCAACGGGGAGACACAGCCTCTG GATCCAGCAGCATCCTCCACCTCAGAGGCAGACCCTGATGCCAAAGGGGAGACTGTGGCCATGAACTACAAACCCTCCCCACTGCAAGTCCAAATAG AGAAACAAAGGGACCTTGCCAGGAAGGGCTCGGTGAAGAATGGCACTGTGGGAAGTCCTGTCAATCAACAACCCAAGAAGAACGCAAGGACAAG ATTGGTGGTGCCAAACAAAGGCTACTCCTCCTTAGACCAGAGCCCTGACGAGAAGCCCCTCGTAGCACTGGACACTGACAG CGACGATGACTTTGACATGTCCAGATACTCCTCATCAGGATACTCCTCAGCCGAG CAAATAAACCAGGATCTGAATATCCAGCTCCTGAAGGATGGGTACCGCCTCGACGAGATCCCAGATGATGAGGACCTGGACCTGATCCCCCCTAAAGCAGTCAACCCTACCTGCATGTGCTGCCAGGCTGCTCCCTCCACAGCCTGTCAAATCCAGTAG
- the fam219aa gene encoding protein FAM219A isoform X1, whose product MMEEIDRFQVPPVNGETQPLDPAASSTSEADPDAKGETVAMNYKPSPLQVQIEKQRDLARKGSVKNGTVGSPVNQQPKKNARTRLVVPNKGYSSLDQSPDEKPLVALDTDSDDDFDMSRYSSSGYSSAEVRCLRDQQINQDLNIQLLKDGYRLDEIPDDEDLDLIPPKAVNPTCMCCQAAPSTACQIQ is encoded by the exons ATGATGGAAGAAATCGACAGGTTCCAAGTCCCTCCAGTCAACGGGGAGACACAGCCTCTG GATCCAGCAGCATCCTCCACCTCAGAGGCAGACCCTGATGCCAAAGGGGAGACTGTGGCCATGAACTACAAACCCTCCCCACTGCAAGTCCAAATAG AGAAACAAAGGGACCTTGCCAGGAAGGGCTCGGTGAAGAATGGCACTGTGGGAAGTCCTGTCAATCAACAACCCAAGAAGAACGCAAGGACAAG ATTGGTGGTGCCAAACAAAGGCTACTCCTCCTTAGACCAGAGCCCTGACGAGAAGCCCCTCGTAGCACTGGACACTGACAG CGACGATGACTTTGACATGTCCAGATACTCCTCATCAGGATACTCCTCAGCCGAGGTGAGATGTCTGAGGGACCAG CAAATAAACCAGGATCTGAATATCCAGCTCCTGAAGGATGGGTACCGCCTCGACGAGATCCCAGATGATGAGGACCTGGACCTGATCCCCCCTAAAGCAGTCAACCCTACCTGCATGTGCTGCCAGGCTGCTCCCTCCACAGCCTGTCAAATCCAGTAG